A genomic stretch from Telmatocola sphagniphila includes:
- the hisH gene encoding imidazole glycerol phosphate synthase subunit HisH, whose protein sequence is MAKIAIVDYGMANLRSVQKAFERVGHEAVVTSDLNELAEAEKLVLPGVGAFKDAIAKLRETGLDQLIDEHIAEGRLFLGICLGFQMLFTRSSEDGLHAGLDIFPGEVVRFAAEPGLKVPHMGWNQIKILRNCPLFQGLPPEPDVYFVHSYYVKPMEDDLTITETCYPKPFTSAIWRDNLFATQFHPEKSQNVGLKMLQNFAEM, encoded by the coding sequence ATGGCGAAAATTGCGATTGTCGATTACGGAATGGCTAATCTCCGCAGTGTCCAGAAAGCGTTCGAGCGGGTCGGGCACGAGGCGGTGGTCACTTCCGACCTGAATGAGTTAGCCGAAGCGGAAAAGCTGGTACTGCCCGGCGTGGGAGCCTTCAAGGATGCCATCGCCAAGCTGCGCGAAACGGGGCTCGATCAACTCATCGACGAGCATATTGCCGAGGGCCGGTTGTTTCTGGGCATTTGCCTAGGTTTTCAGATGCTTTTCACGCGCAGTAGCGAGGATGGCCTGCACGCCGGTCTGGATATCTTCCCGGGCGAGGTCGTGCGTTTTGCAGCCGAGCCGGGCTTAAAAGTGCCGCATATGGGTTGGAATCAGATCAAGATCCTGCGAAATTGTCCGTTGTTCCAAGGCCTTCCACCCGAGCCCGATGTCTACTTCGTGCATTCCTATTATGTGAAGCCGATGGAAGATGATTTGACGATCACCGAGACCTGTTACCCGAAGCCGTTTACCTCGGCGATCTGGCGGGATAACCTGTTTGCCACGCAGTTCCACCCGGAGAAGAGTCAAAACGTCGGTTTGAAGATGCTGCAAAACTTCGCCGAGATGTGA